The proteins below come from a single Erythrobacter sp. SG61-1L genomic window:
- a CDS encoding DUF4376 domain-containing protein → MSIQATLYNKQTGEMFAQVSAQMLEDFATYTSGDVGAVLGTHDMAAFKVDPETGSVVARVPTLEEAKAAKWQQAKRCATKALHNGCETSFGRVQTSEASLAAFERLAALPRAIDWTMADDSIVSLSAEDAALICAEVFAHSDACHAYRQALRSSIEAAEDLAALDLIDINTGWPE, encoded by the coding sequence ATGAGCATTCAAGCCACCCTCTACAACAAGCAGACCGGGGAAATGTTCGCCCAGGTTTCAGCACAGATGCTGGAGGATTTCGCCACCTATACCAGCGGCGATGTCGGGGCCGTTCTGGGCACCCACGACATGGCCGCGTTCAAGGTCGATCCCGAAACCGGATCGGTGGTCGCGCGCGTCCCAACGCTGGAAGAGGCCAAGGCGGCCAAGTGGCAGCAGGCAAAGCGCTGCGCAACCAAAGCCCTGCATAACGGTTGCGAAACCAGCTTTGGGCGCGTGCAGACCAGCGAGGCAAGCCTTGCTGCCTTCGAGCGGCTGGCCGCCCTGCCCCGCGCCATTGACTGGACCATGGCGGACGATTCCATCGTATCGCTCAGCGCCGAGGACGCGGCCCTGATCTGCGCCGAAGTCTTTGCCCACTCTGACGCCTGCCATGCTTATCGGCAGGCCCTGCGCTCCAGCATCGAGGCGGCGGAAGATCTGGCCGCGCTCGACCTCATCGACATCAACACAGGTTGGCCGGAGTAA
- a CDS encoding phage tail length tape measure family protein, translating into MSGKLNAFSEKTRDILDRALSVNRNSAGSLDLGVDQLNAAAQAQMQRATAAREVYEATVRAAQAEGLYSQETRQAIQATKALWQEEERASQAAQAHARAASLVQQELNRQKSATDLVQQATRKGTTEQQNVINSIRASRTAYVQLGQQLQDVVVQAQLGTNAFLIFAQQAPQAAFALSGLERSANATQASIGRFATFLSGPWGAAIFAATAILGPFVAKLFESGEAADKSAGAMELLTDRLDLSRNSYASLTAVVEEYNKAQDRSTALTYAAIIATERKAAAILKEAKAELARLQATPASSFGEVSGASMGIPGVVVTGDQLKQTNISRVEAAIAAAEKELASAGVAAGTERIKRATDERYNIEIGFSEQQARLDERRKRNLIDQTTYERELLKVTQQKDAALKAYDQSQKKDRPSKPDTSAARAAERLENFGDRAAESIARINERFDEQPRLIDQAAQATRQLDALIADLAERKPPNFEQTIASAETAKRTVEEALVRPLEDMARESERRLQIAELLAAGQEAEAAQLQAIWALESQLGTEEALRAQVQQLITDGRKDEAAALAKLLAMYPDMKQEVADVAAHEYARTKELEKQRDLLGAYLSTTQSIRGELEGIFSGEGSIANFGKIFSNLQSKVLVDKIFGPALEELDQFVKGEFGVKSANDFLASETKRAGGAASDFADALAVATEKVLNPSATTAMTFEQEFGPAFVESLKAAGTVPANDNGNAIVVEGSVMSLTPEQYFEQLTRKIVAPALDGLNEIFGVKFFTSLQGVMSGALYGYSTAGDVGAILGALKGIEGLPEGITDALDVALKGAQTGTMVSGLAGAFGIELGQTGSQIGGALGALTGIPGGDIIGAIAGGILEKILGGIKKGTVTINGADITSTYGGNDDRIQAATTGANSVLDSIERIAEALGADVNSAAGAVSIGIRKDSWRVDPTGRNLTKIEDGAIDFGQDQAAAIRYAIMDLIKDGVIDGLTASEERLLMLGDDLEKSLQKVLDFQSVFTRLKAYKDPVGAAIDEVEKEFDRLREIFAEAGASAEEYAQLEELYGIERAKAIEEATQAVVGSMQSLLDDLTVNNSALSLRERESLAKAEYDALAARVAAGDTTAYDDFADAARTLLEIEREIYGSQQPYFDLLNEVTTLTRTALEAAENRSDPSSTSAVPVNDNSAIVSGIDTTNSQLAAVNQNIGATNVRLDNLTALLASGSGSAKVSNF; encoded by the coding sequence ATGAGCGGAAAACTGAACGCCTTTTCCGAGAAGACGCGCGATATTCTGGACCGCGCATTGTCGGTTAATCGCAATTCAGCCGGGAGCCTTGATCTCGGTGTCGATCAACTCAATGCAGCGGCTCAGGCCCAGATGCAACGTGCCACAGCAGCAAGGGAGGTCTATGAGGCTACGGTGCGAGCAGCACAAGCGGAAGGCCTCTATTCGCAGGAAACCCGGCAGGCGATCCAGGCAACAAAGGCGCTCTGGCAGGAAGAGGAACGTGCATCTCAAGCCGCGCAGGCGCACGCTCGGGCTGCCAGTCTCGTTCAGCAGGAATTGAACCGTCAGAAAAGCGCAACTGATCTGGTCCAGCAAGCGACGCGAAAAGGAACTACCGAACAACAAAACGTCATCAACTCCATTCGCGCCAGTCGCACCGCCTATGTGCAACTCGGCCAGCAATTGCAGGATGTTGTTGTTCAGGCCCAGCTTGGGACGAACGCTTTTCTGATCTTCGCTCAGCAAGCACCGCAGGCGGCTTTCGCGCTTTCAGGTCTGGAACGCAGCGCCAACGCCACACAAGCCTCAATCGGTCGCTTTGCCACGTTCCTTTCCGGTCCATGGGGCGCAGCCATCTTCGCGGCCACAGCCATTCTGGGCCCGTTTGTGGCCAAGCTCTTCGAGAGTGGTGAGGCGGCCGACAAGTCAGCCGGCGCCATGGAGTTGCTGACCGATCGGCTGGACCTGTCCCGGAACTCTTATGCCAGCCTCACTGCCGTGGTCGAGGAATACAACAAGGCTCAGGATCGCAGCACGGCGCTGACCTATGCCGCCATCATCGCCACGGAACGCAAGGCCGCGGCGATCCTCAAGGAGGCCAAAGCGGAACTGGCGAGGCTGCAGGCAACGCCGGCCAGTTCCTTCGGTGAAGTCTCCGGTGCCAGCATGGGCATTCCTGGCGTCGTCGTGACCGGTGACCAGCTCAAGCAGACCAATATCTCGCGCGTCGAAGCCGCCATTGCCGCAGCGGAAAAGGAACTTGCCAGCGCCGGCGTGGCTGCGGGAACCGAGCGGATCAAGCGGGCCACGGATGAGCGCTACAACATCGAGATCGGCTTCTCTGAGCAGCAGGCCCGCCTCGATGAACGCCGCAAGCGCAACCTGATCGATCAGACCACTTATGAGCGCGAGTTGCTCAAGGTCACGCAGCAGAAAGACGCTGCGCTCAAGGCCTACGATCAGTCGCAGAAAAAGGATCGGCCCAGCAAGCCTGACACCAGTGCAGCGCGCGCGGCCGAGCGGCTGGAGAACTTCGGCGACCGCGCCGCGGAATCGATCGCCCGGATCAACGAGCGGTTCGACGAGCAGCCACGCCTGATCGACCAGGCCGCGCAGGCGACCCGCCAGTTGGACGCGCTCATAGCCGACCTTGCCGAACGGAAGCCTCCGAACTTCGAGCAGACCATCGCGAGTGCCGAAACGGCAAAGCGGACCGTTGAGGAGGCACTTGTCCGGCCCCTCGAAGACATGGCGCGGGAATCCGAGCGACGCCTGCAAATCGCTGAACTGCTCGCGGCAGGGCAGGAAGCCGAAGCCGCACAGTTGCAGGCCATCTGGGCGCTGGAAAGCCAACTCGGCACCGAAGAGGCCCTTCGCGCCCAGGTGCAGCAACTCATCACGGACGGGCGCAAGGACGAAGCAGCAGCCCTCGCCAAGCTGCTCGCAATGTATCCCGACATGAAGCAGGAAGTGGCAGACGTCGCGGCGCACGAATATGCACGCACGAAGGAACTGGAAAAGCAGCGCGACCTGCTCGGCGCCTACCTCTCAACGACGCAAAGCATCCGCGGCGAGCTGGAAGGCATCTTCTCCGGGGAAGGCTCAATCGCCAATTTCGGCAAGATCTTTTCCAACCTTCAATCGAAGGTCCTCGTAGACAAGATCTTCGGGCCCGCACTCGAAGAACTCGACCAGTTCGTGAAGGGCGAGTTCGGTGTGAAGAGCGCCAACGACTTCCTGGCCAGCGAAACGAAGCGGGCGGGCGGCGCAGCCTCTGACTTTGCCGACGCGCTAGCGGTCGCGACTGAGAAGGTTCTCAATCCTTCCGCCACGACTGCAATGACCTTCGAGCAGGAGTTCGGTCCAGCTTTCGTCGAGAGCCTGAAAGCGGCAGGCACAGTCCCGGCCAACGACAACGGCAATGCCATCGTCGTCGAAGGTTCCGTGATGTCGCTGACGCCGGAGCAGTATTTCGAACAGCTTACCCGGAAGATCGTCGCACCAGCACTCGACGGCCTCAACGAGATCTTCGGGGTCAAGTTCTTCACCAGCCTGCAGGGTGTCATGTCCGGCGCACTCTACGGCTATTCCACGGCTGGCGATGTCGGCGCAATCCTTGGTGCGCTCAAGGGGATCGAAGGGCTTCCCGAAGGCATCACTGACGCTCTGGATGTTGCACTCAAGGGCGCACAGACTGGAACCATGGTGTCTGGCCTCGCCGGCGCGTTCGGTATCGAGCTTGGCCAGACCGGCTCCCAGATCGGCGGGGCCCTTGGCGCCCTGACGGGAATCCCCGGAGGCGACATCATCGGAGCCATTGCAGGAGGAATCCTCGAAAAGATCCTTGGCGGGATCAAAAAGGGCACCGTCACGATTAACGGCGCCGACATCACCAGCACCTATGGCGGCAATGACGATCGCATCCAGGCCGCAACGACTGGTGCGAACTCAGTGCTGGATTCGATCGAGCGCATTGCCGAAGCGCTGGGTGCCGATGTCAATTCCGCTGCCGGTGCAGTCTCTATCGGTATCCGCAAGGATAGCTGGCGCGTCGATCCAACGGGCCGCAACCTGACCAAGATCGAGGATGGCGCGATCGACTTCGGCCAGGATCAGGCCGCCGCGATCCGATATGCCATCATGGATCTTATCAAGGACGGCGTGATCGATGGGCTGACGGCATCGGAAGAGCGGCTTCTGATGCTTGGCGATGACCTCGAAAAGTCACTGCAGAAGGTTCTCGATTTTCAGAGCGTCTTCACCCGGCTCAAGGCCTACAAGGACCCTGTAGGCGCCGCGATTGACGAGGTGGAGAAGGAATTCGACCGCCTGCGCGAGATCTTTGCCGAGGCAGGCGCCAGCGCCGAGGAATATGCCCAGCTCGAAGAACTCTATGGCATCGAGCGGGCCAAGGCGATCGAGGAAGCTACTCAAGCGGTCGTCGGCTCGATGCAATCGCTGCTGGACGATCTGACGGTCAACAATTCGGCCCTCTCGCTCCGTGAAAGGGAATCACTGGCCAAGGCCGAATATGACGCCCTCGCCGCCCGGGTCGCTGCTGGCGACACCACGGCTTACGACGACTTCGCTGATGCGGCGCGCACGCTGCTTGAAATCGAGCGCGAAATCTACGGCTCGCAGCAGCCCTATTTCGACCTGCTCAACGAAGTCACCACCCTGACCCGCACCGCGCTGGAAGCGGCAGAGAATCGGTCCGACCCCAGTTCGACCAGCGCCGTGCCGGTGAATGACAATTCGGCCATCGTGAGCGGGATCGACACCACCAATTCGCAGCTTGCCGCTGTGAACCAGAATATCGGTGCCACCAATGTGCGGCTCGACAATCTCACCGCCCTGCTGGCCAGCGGCAGCGGTAGCGCCAAGGTGTCGAACTTCTGA
- a CDS encoding major capsid protein, which translates to MIGMNVFKQDAFSALSMTAAIQDMETVPGFLRSLNLFTPTPIRTKDFFIEKRGQTLKIIPVTERGSAKSRRSKDRRNVRNFATVRLAEEDRILADELQGIRAFGSETELEAVQTEIARRQMLLDNDLSATIERHMLSAINGILLDADDTEIYDFYDEFGVVQGSEINFDWAAKTGVKKFIAENVKRPIIRALGGRATTGMEIVALCGDSFFDKLQENAEYRATYLQTEAARTLLQDNVFDEVRAWGVRWINYRGTDDNSTIAIASDKCKIFPRGVPNVFQAVYSPAEGFDFVNTLGLERYSMIVPDPTVANEYADLSVASYCLHLCTTPNALLQGNE; encoded by the coding sequence ATGATCGGCATGAACGTGTTCAAGCAGGACGCATTCTCGGCGCTCTCCATGACTGCTGCGATTCAGGACATGGAAACGGTCCCGGGCTTCCTGCGTAGCCTGAATCTCTTCACTCCCACTCCGATCCGCACCAAGGACTTCTTCATCGAGAAGCGCGGGCAGACCCTGAAAATCATTCCGGTGACGGAGCGCGGTTCGGCAAAGAGCCGCCGTTCCAAGGATCGCCGGAATGTGCGTAACTTCGCTACGGTGCGCCTGGCCGAAGAAGATCGCATTCTGGCCGACGAACTGCAGGGCATCCGTGCATTCGGTTCGGAAACCGAACTCGAAGCGGTGCAGACGGAAATCGCCCGGCGTCAGATGCTGCTGGATAATGATCTGTCTGCAACGATCGAACGCCACATGCTTTCGGCCATCAACGGTATCCTGCTCGATGCCGACGATACCGAGATCTACGACTTCTACGACGAGTTCGGCGTCGTACAGGGCAGCGAAATCAACTTCGATTGGGCCGCGAAAACCGGCGTCAAGAAGTTCATTGCCGAGAACGTCAAGCGTCCCATCATTCGCGCGCTGGGCGGCCGCGCCACGACCGGCATGGAAATCGTTGCCCTGTGCGGTGACAGCTTCTTCGACAAGCTGCAGGAAAACGCTGAATACCGCGCCACCTATCTGCAGACCGAAGCGGCGCGCACCCTGTTGCAGGATAACGTCTTTGACGAAGTCCGGGCCTGGGGCGTTCGCTGGATCAATTATCGCGGTACCGACGATAACTCGACCATCGCGATCGCCAGCGACAAGTGCAAGATCTTCCCCCGCGGCGTGCCGAATGTGTTTCAGGCCGTCTATTCGCCGGCCGAGGGCTTCGACTTCGTCAACACCCTTGGTCTGGAGCGCTACTCCATGATCGTTCCCGATCCGACCGTGGCGAACGAATATGCTGACCTCTCGGTGGCCAGCTATTGCCTGCACCTCTGTACCACGCCCAACGCGCTGCTGCAGGGCAACGAATAA
- a CDS encoding head decoration protein, translating into MTTLTETPRTGEFIVSEAPGRRSREQILLTGDNSTTVKACTVLGAVETGTPTLTVGTPFSGVGGTVGNGTISAATADAGAMPGDWQLECTATGATGKFKVIKPDGTIDGILTIGTAYNGTRSINITVADGSNDWLVGDIIPINVAYLDGESVLKYEAYDQDGTDGSQIAAGILYGPVVGTTAGADAVAVTRDAEVNGRLLVWPADITADEKAKAITQLAALGIILRS; encoded by the coding sequence ATGACGACTCTTACCGAAACTCCGCGGACTGGCGAATTCATCGTCAGCGAAGCGCCGGGCCGCCGTTCTCGCGAGCAGATTCTGCTGACGGGCGACAATTCCACCACCGTCAAGGCGTGCACTGTGCTTGGCGCTGTTGAAACCGGCACCCCCACTCTCACTGTCGGCACGCCCTTTTCCGGCGTTGGCGGCACTGTTGGCAATGGCACGATTTCTGCCGCCACCGCCGATGCTGGCGCGATGCCGGGTGACTGGCAGCTCGAATGCACCGCCACGGGCGCAACGGGCAAGTTCAAGGTCATCAAGCCTGATGGTACCATCGACGGCATTCTGACGATCGGCACGGCCTATAACGGCACGCGCTCGATCAACATCACCGTGGCCGATGGTTCGAACGATTGGCTGGTGGGCGACATCATCCCGATCAACGTGGCCTATCTCGATGGCGAATCCGTCCTCAAATATGAGGCGTATGACCAGGACGGCACGGATGGCTCGCAGATCGCGGCTGGCATCCTTTACGGTCCGGTCGTGGGCACCACTGCTGGCGCTGATGCGGTTGCCGTCACGCGCGATGCCGAGGTGAATGGCCGGCTTCTGGTGTGGCCCGCCGACATCACTGCCGATGAGAAGGCCAAGGCCATCACTCAGCTTGCCGCTCTCGGCATCATTCTGCGCTCGTAA
- a CDS encoding S49 family peptidase, translated as MKKRAEPCRQLSMLSQRVFNVPLMITEHKAEVIIAALHQRLGVGSFERLDATTLGATDMVALAGDARRDYDNWKPYHADDGIAVIPVSGTLVHKFGWLDPTSGMTGYDGIARKFRAALADSEIRAIWFDIDSPGGEVAGCFALCEEIARATQSEGGTKPIWAFINEQATSAAYAVASVCDRVYGPRTMITGSISSYIMFTDFSKALDKNGMDVSVIRGAPRKGRMTGAEPLDNKARAKLQSMVDETHDIFCSLVAMGRNLSFDQVDGLEGDLFSGSDALELGLVDGVMSEAEAWDLLQYELGRVAA; from the coding sequence ATGAAGAAGCGTGCCGAGCCCTGCCGCCAGCTTTCCATGCTGTCGCAGCGGGTTTTCAACGTCCCGCTGATGATCACGGAACACAAGGCCGAGGTCATTATTGCCGCGCTTCATCAACGTCTCGGCGTCGGCAGTTTCGAGCGGCTGGATGCCACGACGCTGGGTGCGACGGATATGGTCGCCCTCGCCGGCGATGCCCGGCGCGACTATGACAACTGGAAGCCCTACCATGCCGATGACGGCATTGCCGTAATCCCGGTTAGCGGCACTCTGGTTCACAAGTTCGGCTGGCTTGATCCCACGTCCGGCATGACGGGCTACGATGGCATTGCGCGCAAGTTCCGCGCCGCGCTGGCCGATAGCGAAATCCGCGCGATCTGGTTCGACATCGACAGTCCGGGCGGCGAGGTAGCGGGCTGTTTCGCGCTCTGCGAGGAAATTGCCAGGGCAACGCAGAGCGAAGGCGGCACCAAGCCCATCTGGGCATTCATTAATGAACAGGCCACCAGCGCGGCCTACGCCGTCGCGTCGGTATGCGACCGGGTCTATGGCCCGCGCACTATGATTACGGGCTCGATCAGCTCCTACATCATGTTCACCGACTTCTCGAAGGCGCTCGACAAGAACGGCATGGATGTGAGCGTTATCCGCGGCGCGCCGCGCAAGGGGCGCATGACTGGCGCCGAACCTCTGGACAACAAGGCGCGCGCCAAGCTGCAGTCCATGGTGGACGAGACGCACGACATTTTTTGCAGCCTCGTCGCCATGGGGCGCAATCTCAGTTTCGATCAGGTCGATGGCCTTGAAGGCGATCTGTTCAGCGGCAGCGATGCCCTTGAACTCGGGCTGGTCGATGGCGTGATGTCCGAGGCTGAGGCCTGGGATCTCCTGCAGTACGAACTGGGCCGCGTCGCGGCCTGA
- a CDS encoding phage portal protein, which produces MTQAVSEKPRFRVRGDSSFTAVNSSALAMMASIGGGRTYDAASYDSREMGSWSPPLSAGLDEVLTSRDMVKRRARDLVRNHPIISGASDRRAEAVVGPNLCLEAMPAFELIGQTPDWADEWSRKVEQEFELWARDPRKLCDAEMTLQFGGMVELAYRHWWNDGEAAAVIKMLPPTGPRVLAQWETCVEVIDPDRITNPNGAADNTRLTNGNTLVDGIEYNSNKAPVAAHVRVSHPSSIQSGATGNFKWSRVPFYGRTGRPIFVHAFKRNRADQRRGISQFVAAIKRIKMFDRYDDAEIEAALLNSVMAGWVESPAATEDIAAALAPTSGSDGSASALQVQMAYRMQNPVRLNGVRMFHGLPGEKLNFQRAEHPSGNYPDFQATGLRAISANLGLSYAQVSQNWADINYSSARAMLNEIWRGLLHDRWLFTQAFCTPIYLALLEEGVAKGIIPVPGRKTNFYKWRNALTLCEWMGPGRGTVDPLKEGQANEFFYNMGVTDASSIANEQGRSLDKTLFRQSREAKAREKYGLDPYQALKAKGGTGAGDAGSDAQDNPDNADQAALGKQPREDA; this is translated from the coding sequence ATGACACAGGCTGTTTCGGAAAAGCCGCGGTTTCGCGTGCGTGGGGATAGTTCCTTCACCGCTGTCAACAGCAGCGCCCTTGCCATGATGGCGAGTATCGGCGGTGGTCGCACCTATGACGCGGCGAGCTACGACAGCCGCGAAATGGGAAGTTGGTCCCCTCCCCTGTCCGCTGGGCTCGACGAGGTTCTGACCTCGCGCGACATGGTGAAGCGCCGCGCCCGCGATCTGGTGCGCAATCACCCGATCATTTCCGGGGCATCGGATCGGCGCGCCGAGGCCGTTGTTGGCCCCAATCTCTGTCTCGAAGCCATGCCGGCGTTTGAACTGATAGGCCAGACCCCGGATTGGGCCGATGAATGGTCCCGCAAGGTCGAACAGGAATTCGAGCTGTGGGCTCGCGATCCTCGCAAGCTGTGCGATGCGGAAATGACGCTGCAATTCGGCGGCATGGTCGAATTGGCCTATCGCCACTGGTGGAACGATGGCGAAGCAGCAGCCGTTATCAAGATGCTGCCCCCGACCGGCCCGCGCGTGCTTGCCCAATGGGAAACCTGCGTCGAAGTGATCGATCCCGACCGCATCACCAATCCGAACGGTGCGGCCGACAATACCAGGCTGACCAACGGCAACACGCTGGTCGATGGCATCGAATACAATTCGAACAAGGCCCCCGTCGCGGCGCATGTCCGGGTATCGCATCCCTCATCGATCCAGTCCGGCGCGACCGGCAATTTCAAATGGTCGCGCGTGCCGTTCTACGGTCGCACGGGCCGCCCGATCTTCGTCCACGCCTTCAAGCGCAACCGTGCAGACCAGCGCCGGGGCATCAGCCAGTTCGTCGCGGCGATCAAGCGCATCAAGATGTTCGATCGCTATGATGACGCCGAGATCGAAGCGGCGCTGCTCAATTCGGTGATGGCTGGCTGGGTTGAGAGCCCGGCCGCGACGGAGGATATTGCGGCGGCGCTTGCCCCGACCAGTGGCAGCGATGGTTCGGCTTCGGCGCTGCAGGTCCAGATGGCCTATCGCATGCAGAACCCGGTGCGCCTGAACGGCGTTCGGATGTTCCATGGCCTGCCCGGTGAGAAGCTGAACTTTCAGCGGGCCGAGCATCCCAGCGGCAACTACCCGGACTTCCAGGCCACAGGGCTTCGCGCCATCTCTGCCAATCTTGGCCTGTCCTATGCCCAGGTGTCGCAGAACTGGGCCGACATCAATTATTCGAGCGCGCGCGCCATGCTTAACGAGATCTGGCGCGGCCTGCTGCATGACCGCTGGCTGTTCACGCAGGCATTCTGCACCCCGATCTACCTCGCCCTGCTCGAAGAAGGCGTGGCCAAGGGCATCATTCCGGTGCCGGGCCGCAAGACCAATTTCTACAAGTGGCGCAACGCCCTGACGCTCTGCGAATGGATGGGGCCGGGCCGGGGGACTGTCGATCCGCTCAAGGAAGGGCAGGCCAACGAGTTCTTCTACAACATGGGCGTTACCGACGCTTCCTCGATCGCCAATGAACAGGGCCGGTCGCTGGACAAGACACTGTTCCGGCAGTCGCGCGAGGCCAAGGCACGCGAGAAATATGGGCTCGATCCCTATCAGGCGCTCAAGGCGAAAGGCGGAACCGGCGCGGGCGATGCTGGCAGTGACGCTCAGGACAACCCCGATAACGCCGATCAGGCCGCGCTGGGCAAACAACCGAGGGAAGACGCATGA
- the gpW gene encoding gpW family head-tail joining protein: MTTQRTTTEILADLADTRAARSALLKGERIEDVSRDGRRMRLATVSLEELDTAILNLEREYQEAVNAEAGKPRRSAIGFYY; the protein is encoded by the coding sequence ATGACAACCCAGCGCACCACGACCGAAATTCTGGCGGATCTTGCCGATACCCGCGCCGCTCGCAGCGCGCTGCTCAAAGGCGAACGCATCGAGGATGTGTCGCGCGACGGCAGACGGATGCGCCTTGCTACGGTTTCGCTCGAAGAACTCGACACGGCGATACTGAACCTTGAGCGGGAATATCAGGAAGCCGTGAACGCCGAGGCAGGCAAACCCCGCCGCTCCGCCATAGGATTCTACTACTGA
- a CDS encoding SGNH/GDSL hydrolase family protein — MSSFGFRGLRGLTGFGVGLGRGIFSPERLFSIGHEEGFAIDFETAQMVVEDHTTSANNYRGPVSGKLVITGLLTNGTDGAHFDASNFARLAAASWPYSNTQITIAGEVRFDAATDAGQRTIFGIDPGGNDRLQVIALAGSDDLTASVGFGGSSANVTANNVITAGGWFTYVISSGPTGTFVVVDDVVKTTNATALNANATPPAYNGIGADPFNTVGAINSYPQKGDQRSLIVLNRAISKEVAKAGWPFMLSLSCIGDSLTHGVVADVTQDEAYPALLNDRLERIVHAINAGVQGDSTAEMMNRRTEIIADGTPDIVIIYGGTNDVSTGGTVQASPTPTDTTFAIETGKGSYYKADGWITVGGEQKQILSVSGDTITLASALSGGAPATGTAVAIDTQKNLTELALYAQSKGCSKILIAGNHYWNWTSGGDTVDTELARNATLRTKQQAAASAAGAVYVDLYEWMRQLIIDGIYTQGDNGWHSSSNNQHLNEAGQSILADAFESAMREEGWL, encoded by the coding sequence ATGTCTTCATTCGGTTTCAGAGGCTTGCGCGGCCTGACTGGTTTTGGCGTCGGGTTGGGGCGGGGCATTTTTAGCCCCGAAAGGCTGTTTAGCATCGGACATGAAGAAGGCTTCGCCATTGACTTTGAAACGGCGCAGATGGTGGTGGAAGATCACACGACCAGCGCGAACAATTATCGCGGCCCAGTTTCGGGGAAGCTGGTAATAACTGGGTTGCTCACCAATGGCACGGACGGGGCGCACTTTGACGCCTCAAACTTTGCGCGTCTCGCGGCGGCCTCATGGCCCTACAGCAATACTCAAATCACTATTGCAGGCGAGGTGCGTTTCGACGCCGCAACCGACGCCGGGCAGCGAACAATCTTCGGTATCGACCCCGGAGGCAATGATCGTTTGCAGGTGATAGCTCTAGCTGGATCAGACGATCTCACGGCGAGTGTAGGCTTTGGCGGGAGTTCAGCCAACGTCACGGCAAACAACGTCATAACCGCAGGCGGATGGTTTACCTACGTCATCTCCAGCGGCCCCACGGGCACGTTCGTTGTCGTTGATGATGTGGTCAAAACCACCAACGCCACCGCCCTAAACGCCAATGCCACGCCGCCCGCTTATAACGGCATCGGCGCCGATCCGTTTAATACAGTTGGAGCTATTAACAGCTATCCCCAAAAAGGCGATCAGCGCTCATTGATCGTTTTGAACCGGGCAATTTCGAAGGAGGTGGCCAAGGCAGGCTGGCCGTTCATGCTAAGTCTTTCCTGTATTGGCGATAGCCTGACGCATGGTGTAGTTGCTGACGTTACGCAAGACGAAGCCTACCCGGCACTACTAAATGATAGGCTTGAGCGTATCGTTCATGCAATCAACGCCGGGGTGCAGGGCGACAGCACTGCCGAGATGATGAATCGCCGCACCGAGATCATCGCTGACGGAACTCCCGACATTGTCATCATCTATGGCGGCACAAATGATGTATCGACGGGAGGGACGGTGCAGGCATCGCCTACTCCGACTGACACGACATTTGCCATAGAGACTGGCAAAGGCAGCTATTACAAGGCAGACGGCTGGATCACAGTTGGCGGCGAGCAGAAGCAAATTCTATCTGTATCGGGTGACACCATCACGCTTGCCTCTGCACTTTCAGGCGGCGCGCCCGCAACTGGCACTGCGGTTGCAATCGACACGCAGAAGAACCTCACAGAACTAGCCCTTTATGCGCAGAGCAAGGGCTGTTCTAAAATCCTTATCGCCGGGAACCATTACTGGAATTGGACCAGCGGAGGCGACACAGTTGATACTGAACTGGCCCGCAATGCTACTCTGCGCACCAAGCAGCAGGCGGCAGCATCGGCAGCGGGCGCGGTCTACGTCGATCTTTATGAGTGGATGCGCCAACTAATCATCGACGGCATCTACACTCAGGGCGACAACGGGTGGCACAGTTCCAGTAATAACCAGCATCTGAACGAGGCCGGTCAAAGCATCCTGGCTGACGCATTTGAAAGTGCGATGCGTGAAGAGGGCTGGCTATGA